In Candidatus Contubernalis alkalaceticus, the genomic window CCAGACAGAAAGTGCCTTTTCCGGTGATAGCTTTAGTAGGATATACCAATGCCGGCAAGTCCACACTGCTAAATGCCCTTACGGATTCTTCTGTTTTTACAGAAGATAAATTATTTGCCACTCTTGACCCCACTACCCGCAGAGTAAATATGACCGACAATCAGACAGTGCTTATAACGGATACTGTGGGATTTATTCAAAAACTTCCCACTCATCTGGTTGCTGCTTTTCGTGCCACCCTGGAAGAGGTCCAGGAGGCAGATGTTTTGATGCATGTAGTTGATTTGTCTCATCCACAGATGGAAGAACAGATGGAGGCGGTTCATAAAATCTTGATGGACCTGGAGGTAACAGAAAAGCGCTGCCTTTTAGTTTTTAACAAGATGGATTTGAATAATGATCCTTTCTTGATCAGAAGACTAAAAGCCGAATATCCTAACAGTGTGGCCATTTCCGCCGGTAGGAGAAAAAATCTAGAGGAATTAATGGATAAACTGTCGGAAATTCTCCGGGCTGACTGGGAAAGGTTCACTTTTACTATACCCTTTGAAGACAGCCGAACTATTGCCCTGCTCCATGAAAAGGGACAGGTAGTCAGTATGGATGTTCAGGGAGAAAACTATTTTGTTGAGGTTTTTTTGCAGGAAAAATGGGCCAACAAACTTAAGAAGTATACTCAGGGTTAGAAAAAACCGGCGGTAATTCTAGCGGATTTCACTATTATAGAAGGTGCCACAGTATAATATGGAGGATGGCAGTTTATGTCTTATTTATATAAAAAGTATTTTCAGTTGGACTCAAAGTTCCTAAAAAAAATAGAAAAGGCTGAAGAAAAAATTCAGCCTTCCATTAATCTAATAAAGGAAATTGTCTTAGACAACCAGGCCAAAGTACTCCGGGCTTTTAAAGAAAACAGAGTTAGCGAGTTTCACTTTGCAGGTTCCACTGGATACGGTTATCATGACATCGGACGTCAGGT contains:
- the hflX gene encoding GTPase HflX, with product MAGILLPGREEWHLEASMRELAQLSDTAGAEVVFEVVQKRSKPHASYYIGKGKAEEISLLAEEVKADMLIIDDELTPSQAKNLEELLELRVIDRTALILDIFAQRARTREGKLQVELAQLNYLLPRLTGHYSALSRLGGGIGTRGPGETKLEVDRRTIRQKISDLNKEIESIKKHRSLQRRSRQKVPFPVIALVGYTNAGKSTLLNALTDSSVFTEDKLFATLDPTTRRVNMTDNQTVLITDTVGFIQKLPTHLVAAFRATLEEVQEADVLMHVVDLSHPQMEEQMEAVHKILMDLEVTEKRCLLVFNKMDLNNDPFLIRRLKAEYPNSVAISAGRRKNLEELMDKLSEILRADWERFTFTIPFEDSRTIALLHEKGQVVSMDVQGENYFVEVFLQEKWANKLKKYTQG